GGGGGCGCGCCGCCGCCTGTTTACGTCTCCCTCGATTAGCTACGGAGCGGGCGGGGGCGTGACCGCCGCTGTTTGTGCGCCGCCCGATTGGCCGGCAGCTCTCTCAAGGAGAACCGCCCGTCCCGTCCGTTCGCTTCGCACTGCGGGCCCGTGACTCGGAGACGGGGGCGGGCCCGCTGCTCGTGTCCGCCCGGATTGGGCGGCCCGCGGAAGCGGGCGCGGCCTCAAGTGTTTGTGTCGCTTCCGATTGGCCGGGGCGGAGCCAGAGAGGCCACCGTTTCGCCGAGATTGGCGGCGCCCGGTGAAGGGGCGTGCCGCTCGCGCCATCCTCGCACGGCGATTGGCGCGGGGGCGGAAGAGGGCGTGCCCCGCTCGGGTAACAACACCGGGGCGCAGCTGGCTGTTCCTTTCACTCCCCCGCCATGTTCTCCTAGCAGCGGATCCGATTGCGCTACCATCTCAGCCCACAAAGCCTAGGCAGACACTCGCCAGCGACCCGATCCGCTCACCCCCGCCTGGGCTCGACCCCTCTCCCCGCTACAGCTCTGGGTACCCACATCCCACCATGGTCACCACCACGGCGCCGCCGCCCTTCCTGGCTCGGATCTCGGCAGGCACCGAAGATCCCCGGCGGCTGCCCTCCGTTCTTCTCCAGCGCCTCCGGCGAGGGGACAGCAACTGTGAGaaccagcccagctgctgcacGGCGGGCCCGGGGGGCAGCGCGCGGCCCGCGGTGAAGAGAGTCCGGCGGAAGAAGGGAAAGATCCGGCCCAGCGCCGCCGGGCTCCTGCCCAGCCGCTACCAGCAGTACCAACAGCATCGCGCCGGCCTGGGGAGAAGGACCCCGCTGGGAACGCACGGCCCGGGCGAACTTCGCGCTCACCCCGCGCCGACGGCCTCAGCCGCCCCCGGCATGGTAACGACCTCCCCCCCGGAGGAcccccccgcgcccgccccctCGAGACCCGCGCCCGGCAAACCCCTCAGGAAGGAGGTAAAGACGGGGCTCCCCTACTTTGCTCacttcttgcccaccccccAATCCCCTTCTCTCCGCGGGAGGGGGCAGCTcgccccctcccttcccccctgcGTGCGTGTGGACGAGCGGGGGGAGGGAGAGTTTCCGTTACGCCCGCTCGgacggggcggggcggggggagtggGCGTAGAAAGAGAGAAACCGCGGGCGGCGATTGGCTGCTCGGCGCCGCCAATGGGCGCCCGCCGCTGCGCCCAGCAACAGCCGGATTTAGCCTGCTGGCCGCCGGCCAGCTGCTCCTGCGCGCGCAGGCGGGACGTGCTGGGGGCGCAGCGccccatggcggcggcggctgtGGCTGTGGAGACGGTGAGCCCCCCGCCGGCCGAGAGGGCTGTGCTGCCCGCCCTGCGGCTGGAGGGTGCCGGCAGCGAGCGCGTAGCTGCTCACGGAGGAGTTGAGGAAGACGTGGGATAGCTGGGAGGGGGTCGGATCGGGTCGGGTGGTTAGGCTGCGTGAGGCGGCCCCCAGCGCCTCGGTGCGGTGCTTCGGGAGCCCGGCGGAGGGGCGGTGAGGGAACGGGTGTTGAGTCCGGCGAGCGGCCGCCCCAGTGGCGGTTCTGTGCCTGTGCGCTACCGGAGGCACCTCTCGAGGAGAGGGGTCGTATGTTGACGTGGATTCTTTGTCTCTGCAGTTCTTAAAGAACAAGATGGGAAAGACTGAGAAGGCTGCCATCCCCTACAGCCAGTCCGTTCACGGTTTACATCTGTGTGAACAACCAAAGATCAACAGACAGAAGAGTAAATGTAACGTGCCACTGACAAAGATCATCTCGGCAAAAAAGATAGAGAACTTTTGGCAAGATTCTGTATCGCCAGAGGTAACtcagaagcaggagaaaaagccACTTAAAAACACAGAGAACTTCAGAAATGCCAAGTCCAAGAAACCTGTCACCCTAACTCAAGCgagccaaaaagaaaattacGCTGGGGCAAAATTTAGCGACCCACCATCTCCTAGCGTCCTTCCAAAGCCTCCCAGCCACTGGGTGGGCGGCACAGCTGAACCGTCTGAccaaaacagggagttgatggCAGTCCATTTGAAAACTCTCCTAAAAGTTCAAGCATAGTTTCCGAGATCTGCTGAGTAATTAGCAAAGAAAACTCCATCCAGGAAACTTAAACATGCCTTGTTGcaacaaaaatagcaaaagacTGTCAAGTCTTataatctcattaaaaaatccttgtattatattttttatgGTTGTGTAAATAGTGTACATCATGTATTATGTGTATATTCTTGTTCATACTTTGAGAGGTACATTTTAGTTTTGTTATGAAAGGATGTATTTTGCACTGCCTGAATGGTAGATGTCTTGTATATAAAATACGGACAATTTTAAGTGTGTGCTTGACACATGAAGACTTGACTTCATTTGCACAAGGTAATGAAAATTTTGGAAGGAGAGTACAGCTTTCTGATTTTAAGGTTCCAGATCAAATGTGAATGTTTTATTCATGCACTACTGACAATAGTATTACATTCTGTGTCCCAATCGGTTATAAACATGGAATTTTCATACAAATGTGAAGTTTTGCTCTCTGCTCTGGAAACAGTATCTGGAATTCCTGttcatctgtttgtttttaaaattaactggaATTTGAGTAAAGTTCCAACCCATCAATTTAAGCACTGctaatttctttaaagaaaaaataaaaaatttaaaaaactaaaaaaaaaaaaaagaaaagagcagagctTTCTGCCAAAAATCCAATTGGTcactaaaaaattaaataaaacaatttggCCTCCCCTTAATaatgtctctgttttttcttttgtgtgtgtgtgtgtgtgtgtgtgtgaagtaTGTGAACTTATTTCATACATCAGTAGgaatattttgtctttctcaGCCTTTAACTATCCAAATAATTAAGAGATTCCATCGCTCATTAAGACATCCTTGTGTTTCCTTTATCCTTCCATTTCTGGAAAGTTCGGATTTCAAGAAAGTTGGGCAATTACACACTCGTTCATGCTGCAAGGCTCATTAACTATTTTCATAGTAAGTGGTTATTAAACTAGCTGATACTGAaaagtagcagcagcagaaagttATGGGTGGGGCAAGTTAAACTTGATATTTTTCACCAGATTTGTCTCTTGCTGAGAGCTATGCTGGAAATGGTATTCTGATCCAGAATTCTTAAGGTATTGTAGATTAGTCTGATAGGCATGTTGAGGAGATAACAGATTCGCAGTTACTTTGCTAATCCAGTATTTAATTAAGATTAATAAAGTGGGGAATAATGTGAAATTTACATAAGATAGAAAAGCATTTATAAGTTTTTGgatccactgaaaaaaaaaaattctctgggCATTAGTGTCCTAGGAAGGATACATAGGAATTTGCACCATGTGCACTACTGCTTCTGATAGCATCACTTTGTTCTGTGTGTGGGAATTGGCAGTACTTGTTAACATAGCCTTGAACTGAGGTTGGTCAAAAACTTAAGGGagaatttctttgctttgtttatagGAATTAATTATATACATGcaaaatttttcattataatgCTACTAGGGTATTTAGCTATATATGTTCTAACGAAGAGTTAATACAAAATTTTTGGTCCACCCCAAAGACTTCCAGGTTCGCTGCCTTGCAAGATAGACCTGGATTGCTTGATTAATGGTGGTACATGCTCGAGGTAACGTATGGCTTCAGCAGCCCGGTTTGCTGCCTAATCTAAATACTCAGTAATGCAGTGTGTGCTAGCTGGCCTtctaaaaatgaacaaaaatcctcgtttttttaattttttaataaatggtaTTAGGGCAAAGAAAAATTCTAGTGGAATCTCACTAAGGATGACTCAATTAGACTGTAAGTCCCCATTTGGTATATGCTATATTGACCtgatgctgtgcttttttttttttcttcttccttttttcttttgcctgaaTGTCGTCAAGCGCAAAGGAAAATGCCTTTAGCTGTTCCCCATAGCTTTAGGCAGTGGTTAATTTTGTCATCTGAACTTGTGATTGTCTTGAATCTTGATTAACTAGCTTGACAAGAGCTAGTTTCCATCAGCTATGTAGGTTGGCATTATTTAAAAGGAGgtatcctttttttccctgattgtTATCTCTGGTACCAtcaccttccttccttccctgctccctggAGCTGACATCACATTACGTAGTATGAATGCTAAATCTGATCCTACATAAAATTTGCCAAGGTAACATACCTCTTTGTTTCTACCCTGATTTGCTGACACATCCCTGGGGATTACAAAATTCATTAAATGTTAAGTGCCAATAGTTCTTGGGTCCTCAGCCAGTTCTTTTAAAGCTGTTGAGACTTGTGAAGTcttgaaaatttaaaacttttcataCCTAGTTGGACCATAAAGGTTTTCAGGGTAAGATGGTGTTTCATCCGGTCTTTCCAAACAGTGCAAAGAAAAACCTTAATTTAGCTTCTGGCAGAAGTGTTGCGACACTTCATGTTTCTGTCTTGTTAAGATCTTTGGGTTGAGTCCCTTCCTGGCCAATGGATTTGAAAACTAGGTGTACATGCAGTATATACTTCAGCAAGATTGCCTGAAAAATCAGGGCATCTCTTAGGACCGTATTCTGCACTTAATTTgtcattttcccacttttttcctttatctttctacagtattttcttacagggattttttgctttcagcattTCCTTCACCTTGACAGATTTCTCATCTCAGTTCCCTGAAGGCGAGGCATTGTATTACATGAACGTACTATTGTTTGAGTTTAGAGCCagtgaatgaaagaaaaacattattgtCATGTTTGGAGGACTTCTTTGCCATGTATTATAAAGTCCTTTGAAGTGAACAGcctttaaggaagaaaatgaacaaacttAGTGGATGTGTTATCATCAGCTGGTCATGTGTCTGCTGTACAGGAATTAAATGAATTGCTTATTAAATCTTCAGAGTAAGGAAACTGATCATACTGCATTTTGGTTAGATAATGAAAATCTCTTAAAATCTTTAGTGCAATACTGTGCAGAACTGCAGGGGAATCAGCTGCGAGTTAACTACCAGCTTACTTTTAAACAGTTAAATGTCATGTGGTGATGGTCCTGAAAAATTAGCTCTCATGGAGTGCAGAAGTATCTCTTGTTGGGTTTTCATGCATGGCTAAGTTTCAGCCCATTAGACAGCTTCATTAACAATGGCTGGCTTGGTGCTTTACTGAAGCTAAAATGCTTCTGGGTCCTAATGCAACAGGAGCTAGAAATCCCATGTGCATTTGAACTCCCTTACACCAGTATCTCTTCAGAGAAGCTGCTAAATTTTTAAGTAGTCTGTATATGAGGCTGTAACTTTTTCCATaaattgaattttatttcagctgatcAATATTTTATCCAAGTAGTGTCATTTTAAGCACTTCTTGTAACTATTTTCAGAGGgtattttttaagcttttgcATTATAAAGCATTTGATAGCTGCCGCacttaaggattttttttctgctttagcCAGTTTTGAGATCAAATACAAAGCCTATAAATTATATGAAGCCTGAAGATTATAGATTGGTTTCATTGTAATTTTGGAAGTAAGTTTACCTTTATTTCTGCATAGAAAGTCTTGACACTTCATTATGCAGTTAAACAcattccttattttcttctacaACCGCTTGTACTCTTTGAATTTTGATTTCAGAAtgcattctttaattttttttttttcataatatatGCCTGACTGAACTAGTTCAGGggaattattttctgctgtaattTCTAAGAATGTTTTATGTTATGAATAGGTGAGTTCTTACCCTAAAGGGGCTCAGAGGTAAGCAAGTAAGAGATAACAGATTGTAAAATCTTAACATTTACTGTGAAAAACTGATGCTACCTTGTTGAACAGGAACAAGagtgttaaatatttttgatagcAGGAAATGTTTAGTTGTttattaaatggaaaagattCATGAAGGGAACACCCATCAATTAAGGAGAAATACATTATCCAATAAAAGGACCTAACTACTGAAGTTGAGCAACAGAATGTTATCAGCAATGTGGAGGCTGTGAACTTTTTGTTCTGCATTGAGGGTGTAGAAGAACGAGAACGGTATCAGGGCTAAGACCGGAAGGTCAAGAATGCagctgaatttgaaaaaaaaaccctcaggaATTAATTTGCACAGCAAACATGTCCTAGCAGAGGTACCTCTTCCCCTGTGTTGAAGTCAGCATTCCTctcttaactttttttccatgaggtgataaaatctcattttttcaACTCCCAGAAAATAGACCTTTAGATTTTACAAAGCCCTGACTGCTGGAAGCGCTGCATTGGTACTTTTGTTTAACATTAGTCTAGTGACATTACTATAAGTTACACATATTCAGGCTTGTGTGTGGCAGATGCGGTCATTTAGTCCAAGTGGTTCATAAACCCTTGTCTTAAGTTTGAGAATTACACTGGTTATGGGTACTTACGCTGTAGGTTGCCACTGGTGAGCAAACTGGTGTGATTTCTGTAGTTTATACCTGAAAGAGGAAGTATTTGGGGATCAAGGACTGTTCTTGTATTTATAGGACTTTTTGCTAAGTCTTTAGTTGTAGTTCAGTATATGGCTGTATGTATTTCAAGAAGTGGTGTAATCATCATTGCTGTTTTGCCATTCTTAAGGTCATGAAGCATAAAGTTTTGAGGACATACTATTTCTATGGAAGATGTCATTTGCTCCTTTAATGCAGCAGTGTGCTTTCATCAGGTAGGTCTATGATGAACCTTAATTTGCAAATGTCCTTGTAAGTGGTGATGGCAATGGCCATCAAAATACAATTTACTTTGGTTTTTATTCCCTGAAACAAGACCTAGAGCTACATTCAGTAAACGTCTTAGCATACAGAGTCAGGcctttctcctgttttttttcctcacctgaATCTTGTGTTCTTCACTGCCTGGTGACATAGCTGCACAAGAAAGAATAAGGTGTGCCCTtacttaaaataatatatagCTTGAGATCTGTAATttgcttatatatatatatatatatatatatagcatgAAGCTTTTGTAAGTTGCATTCCTAGcatcagaatattcagaaattGCATGTTGTCATATTTAGAATATTGATAGGTCATTGTAGGAATTAATGGAGTAGTAAATTGATAGACCTTGTGCAAATTTTAGACACTATTTTTATGCAAGCACTAAAGAAAGTGCTGATACATTTTTGTGCCCTGTACTAGGAgtgataaggaaaaaataattgatgAGAGAGGTAGgaaaaaactgctgaaaatcaAGGTCAGCTAAGACATAAGAAGCAGCATAGACGTTGCCACTGAATCATGTGGGAAGGAAAGATACTGCAGGAAACAACTATCTCCCGAAGTATCTGATGTTGCTGCAAATTTAGGGAATTTTAATGACTAGATGAAATGCAATTTGCTACCAATTCTTGACTGGGACCATCTAGAGAAAGACAATACGAGCTGGCAAGTCTTGTAACTgactttttctctgctggatCAGTACCTATTAATTACTAGAAATTGCACTTTGGCACAGCGTTCTTAATGGCTAACACTACTTTATGTATCACAAAATGCTGGACAAGTGCCTACCACTTTCAGGTTTCCACAGGTTTTTTGAAGTGATCGGATAAAGTATGTACATGCGTGGTAGCAGCCTTCATGTTTTACAGCTGGAAGAACAGGCACACAGAAGCGAACTAGCAGGTTGTTCACTAACCCAGGGAGAGAACCACAGTTTCTGGAGCTCCAGccagatttttcctttgctaGTACACATGGCTGCTGTGTGATCTGCAAGTCTTCCTCGTCCCACTGTGTAGTATGTAAAATGCAAAGAATATAATGTTCTGCTTTGAAGTGTTCAGCATTTGTGGTCATTGATAGGGCTGATAAATCAGGCTGCATTTACATTTTGTGTTGTGTACGGTTTTATTACACAATAGCTTTAGTAATTTGCACACGAGATATGACTACTATACTTTTCTCCACCCCTGCTTTTGACCCTTTGATACAATATATAATCTATACACACCACTGTCATTTTCAGCTCATCCTCTCTGtcctctccccacagccagCAGCGGGAAGGCTGACGATAAGTCAAAAGTTTCTGCTTGTCGGCTGCTGCTCTCCACTGCTCTGCAAAcatgctgcagccagcagctggcCAAGGGCCACGGGCGTCCACAGTATCCTCATAGGTTCTGGAGTTTACATTTGCTTTATCTTTAGGCTGTCCTTAGATCCTGGAAGACAGAAAGTGGCCCAGTCTTTCCCAAGAGAGAAGATCTTCCTACAGGAGGACAGAAGGAGAAGTTTATGAGTGACCCAGTCTCTCTCTACCACCAGCCAGTCCTTAAGACCTCGAGCCTTCCCATCACTTTCCCCGACTATCTGTTTTCTTTACTCTTCACTGCAGCTGCAAGTTTATCTTTTCTTGTATATTCCCCTAAATGCATTTCATCATTCTCAGTTTCCCTCAGTTCCCTGCAAATGTTCATACATGTAATTTTGTTCACCTGAAAAACTGAGTATGCCACATTTATGTGCTGTGTTCAGGGTACATTTCCTCCAAGatagaatgtatttttttctaaaggacAGCTAGATGTTTACAAGATGCAATAATTCTCTTGAGATTTCTTCTGTCAACATGGTACGAATTGACCTGGCAAGCACATAGCACAAGCTTCAATAACCATAACATACCCCACTCGATATCCTGGAGGACTAGAAACGACTCTGATAAGCCGGTCTGCACAGATACCACGGAATTCATCTGCCAAACAGAACTCAAAAAACCCAATTAGAGTTGAAGGATTGTTTCCTCAGAGGTCAGGAAGGCTGAGAGGTCTGACCTGGGCTGGTTGCTGCCAGGAGGACATGCCAGGAAGATAAAAAACCGCAGTCTGCAGCTCAGAGACTCATGAACCGAGGCTCTTTATCTAATTTGCCAGGCCAGGTCTGCTGTTCGAGAGCCTGTCACAAGTGCAGCCTGCTTGCTGCATGCGTCCAAAACTCCTCAGCCTCCTGCTTGCAGGATGGTGCCTTTCTGCATGTTCAGTGATAGTTCAGTGGTTACCTGTACGTTTCCGACCTCATTGTGTCCTAGGTGATTTAAGGTAAGAGTTTACACCGCTCCTTTGAGAGGGTCTTACAgtttatattccttttttaattcGTTACTAGGTACCAGATCGGTTCAGTACCTACAAGGTCTGCTTTCCCTCAGGTACCATGGCAGAGTTAGTAAGTGCCTTCCCCAAAGCACTGAGTCATATATTttaggacaaaaagaaaaaaagtattatacaggtgtcgtggtttaaccccagccagcaactaagcaccacgcagccgctcactcactccccccccatccagtgggatgggggagaaaatcaggaaaagaagtaaaactcctgggttgagataagaacggtttaatagaacagaaaagaagagactaataatgataatgataacactaataaaatgacaacagtagtaataaaaggattgaaatgtacaaatgatgcacagggcaattgctcaccacccaccgaccgacacccagccagtccccgagcggcgattccctgcccccccccttcccagttcctaaactagatgggacgtcccatggtatggaatacactgttggccagtttgggtcaggtgccctggctgggcatgagaagctgaaaaatccttgactctagtctaaacactactgagcaacaactgaaaacatcagtgttatcaacattcttctcatactgaactcaaaacacagcactgtaccagctactaggaagacagttaactacatcccagctgaaaccaggacaacaggcCACATATGCACCAAGCATACTGTTTATGATCTTCAACTTCTACGGATCCCAAAGCCTGGAAGGTCTGTTCACATCTGCAGGGTGATGGTCTGTACCATTTGTATcaatttcctttcttcatttcccAGTCTCCTTCACCAATTAATGGTAAGGGACTTCCCTTTTCAGGGAAAGTTTCCCTAAATTTACTTACCCGTATGGCAGTTTAGTTAATTACCCATCCACCTTCCTATAAAGTAGATCACAGATAAGattctgtttgctttaataTGTATCTACATCTTCTGTCATATGTTGGTAAAATAATCTTTTAGTCCCCAAGACAGCTATCATAACCGACTTCCAAGGGGAAAGGTTCAGACCCGTTCAAGACAGACCCCACTATATAtgcagggcaggggggatgGATGCATCTAAAAGCCAGACACAGGTGAGAGAAAGGTGTCAGCCCACTTACTCTCCATACCCCGGGCCCTAAAATTGCTGCTGCCAGTGCTCCATCCCTTTGTTATATTCCTCCTGACCTGCGTCACCTATTTCTTTGGCCTTCCCCCACAGTCCCCATCCATAGTCCTCATTTATGGCACATTATAGCCCTTCCTCCCTCACTGAAATAAATCATTCTCTCGTAATGCCTTActattctgctgcttttctaccACATGTCTATCTACATGCATTtgattaatttcaaaattatttccaatGTCCTTTGAGCTCTTGTGCTGAAACTACATTTTCTCtgcataaatgaaaacaaatataccAAAGGCTTTAACATGGAACCTGTAGAGTTTTCTCCCATTTTGGCAAAGGGTAGAATTTCAAATTTATAGTAATAGAAATCAAATTCAACAGCAGCCATATGAGTGCTTGCTGCATGTAAGTTAACTTCCATAAAGAGAAAATGGCAACACAGGTGACATTACTTTGTCCACACAGGTAACTGTGATCAACTAACTATCCCTGTGCAGAATTAAACTCCTATTTTCAagacttttcatttttcactctttatttttcagtaatgaatttttatttcttttatttttctttatttttctgactgcCATGCTGTTTGGGATAAATGTTGAAGCTCTGGAAAGCCATAGCCGGGTACACAAAAATGACCAAGTAGCACTGACATTTCTGCCTTCAGGAAGTGTTGGGGTGAAGGGAGGGGTCAGGTGAGAACCCCCAGTTCTGGTGACCCGCCATCTGGATCACACAGTCACCATCCTCTGTAATTCTGTGAAACGTGCTGGATTTGATGGCAATGTCAGCATATTTCAGACCATTCAGAGAAGGCAGCCTTCCAACAAAAAGGGGTTTTCCTTTTACTGCCCCAGAAGTAGCACCCTGTGAGAGGGCAGCCTCCACATCTAAATAttcctgaaatgaaacagaaactTCTGTACAGGCAAGACAGCCTGGTTTTATTCCTTCCCCCTGTGGCAACACTGAAGAGTTAACCTGTGTTGCTATTGTAACTGATTACTTGCACTCTTCTGAACTGTCGCATTTTTATATCATTTTTAACACAAACATGCCCTACTTTGCAAATACTGTAGGGACACAATGTGaagatggggcggggggggagtaAAAGTAATCTTGATCCAGTCTTGATCCAAATGCCAGCTTAGTCACAATTTTCTTAGGAAGGGCTTTGCTTACTTTCATCATCACTGAGGTGGTTACGTGGGCTGAGCCCGAAGGACGGTGAAGGACAGTGCTTTCCCTCGGGGCAGACATAAGACAGTGAAGAAGGTGAAGGAGCAGAAAGCTGGTATGTGATGACTGAAGgaaggagctctttgctcacTTAGAAGCCTTTCTCCATATTGTCTTCCTCAGTTATAGCTGGTCCCCTGATCTCACCTTTTAAGGACCTCTAGCAAGTCTCCACCCTTCCTTAATTTCCTACTCCCAGGTCCCTTTCTTGCCAGAAATGCAAGGAATGTGTTTTACACACCCACTAGTAACCGGAGCACACTCGGTAACTTTTTGGTTCACTTCCAGGGAGTGTTGACATAGGCAAAGAAATGGTGAGGaacaaaaagaattaaaagagaaaaagttaaAAGCCTACGCTACTACTAATATAAAAGATGAAATGCACTATGTGCGTGTGCGGTACAGAAGGCAGCTGGTATATTTGCTTTAACAGATGGAGTTACTGTGGCAGGTGTCTTTAAAGAGTACGCATACAGCTTTAAGCAGGCACCTGCACATAGCTGAAAAGTAAAGGTCGGAGTAAGTGAGTAGTAGGGGATGTCCAGAGCCAAGGCCTCGTAGGGAATAGGCCGAGTTCCCTCTAGTGGCTTGCTCTGGCATTTCACAGGGGGGGGCCGACAGGTTCCCTTTGGGGAGCAGCACCCATCACTCCTCATTGCAGCCTTGCCCAGAACCCATGCCTGTATTAGTTAGCTGAAGGGTATAATCACTGAGTAATTCCTGGTGAGGGCCTAATTGCAAGTTAATTTTAAGTGAGTTACATAAACAGATTAAATCAATCCTtccctgtatttatttttcattagttcACATGCAGACGCAACCACCCTTAAAAATTCCCCATCTGCTTTACTCTGCTGCTTCATTGAATTGATGTCCACTGCTAATACCTGCTGTTGCTAATACCTGCATTAGGCAGAGGCGTTGTGAGATCCCAGTGAGTCAAAATAATCTATGGGATGTCGTCAGGCTGTTTTGGGGAAAGGCTCTGCAGACGGAAaacacagccagcagcagctgaatcTGTATTCATGGCTCAGtgtaaaacatttgttttaagtGAACATCAGGCAGTAATTTATTAGGTCAAAATATTGTTGAATTATTGTTGTACTGTTGCATTAGAACACTGAAAAGATAGAGGACgagagaacagaagaaaacttaaaaagttaatgtttttgtttttcttcagctcGTGTTTTACCAAAAAGGCAGCTGGAAGATTAAGACAAAATGGATTAGGCAGGAAACCTcaatttctaaaagaaaacatccGGTGTGCTTTTGGCAGATAGTGTATTTCGTAAAACACAAACTTACGACATATTAATTACTGTGTCCCTggggttttaaaaatatagaagaACATATTTCCTGCTGTGAACTCATGAACTTTGGAGGAAGTTGCAATAACTAGGAGTAAAACTGTACGTTGTTGTTCTTTGTCCTGTGTTTTTATCATAGGATACACAGTGTAGAATATGCCATAAATGGAGGGCCTAAAAGTTAGACATCAATGTCTAACCTCAGCCTCAACTTAACAGTCAGCAAACAGAAAGGGGCACATTCAGTTCTGGCaactatttttaaaggtttggaGGACActttaaataattc
The sequence above is a segment of the Haliaeetus albicilla chromosome 17, bHalAlb1.1, whole genome shotgun sequence genome. Coding sequences within it:
- the PNRC1 gene encoding proline-rich nuclear receptor coactivator 1; translated protein: MVTTTAPPPFLARISAGTEDPRRLPSVLLQRLRRGDSNCENQPSCCTAGPGGSARPAVKRVRRKKGKIRPSAAGLLPSRYQQYQQHRAGLGRRTPLGTHGPGELRAHPAPTASAAPGMVTTSPPEDPPAPAPSRPAPGKPLRKEFLKNKMGKTEKAAIPYSQSVHGLHLCEQPKINRQKSKCNVPLTKIISAKKIENFWQDSVSPEVTQKQEKKPLKNTENFRNAKSKKPVTLTQASQKENYAGAKFSDPPSPSVLPKPPSHWVGGTAEPSDQNRELMAVHLKTLLKVQA